Below is a window of Caldichromatium japonicum DNA.
GACACGCCGATTCTTGCGGACAAAGCATCACCCCGATCCACCGCTCTGCAAATAAATCAGCGTGTCCTTAAGCACATCACCCTGAGCCTCATCCGCCTTGACCCTATCCAGCGCAAGGGCAGGATCAAGGTTCGTCGCTCTATCGCTTCCACCTGGGACGATGACCGCGCCGAGCTCCTCGGACTGAGCTAACTTTCATGCGATGGCCATGCCGATTTGTCATACCACTGACAGACGCGATCGGTTAGGATGATGCGCGTTTCACCGCCCCTTTGGGTACCCCTGATCGACCGTTCATCGAGGAGGCCCCCGTGTTGCAAGCCAAAACCCTGGGTCTAGCGTTCGTCGTCTCGCTACTGCTGGTGAGCGGGCTGCTGCCTGCCCGCGCTGAAGAGCAGACCGTCCATGTCTATAACTGGAACGATTATTTCGCCCCAGATACCCTGACCGGGTTCGAGAAGGAGACCGGCATTCGCGCCGTCCTCGATCTCTATGACTCGAACGAGGTCCTCGAAGCCAAGCTCTTGGCGGGCTCGAGCGGCTATGACCTCGTCTTTCCCACGGTGCACCCCTTTGCCGTGCGCCACCTCAAGGCAGGGATCTATCAGCCGCTCGACAAGTCCAAGCTCCCTGGGCTGGAGCGCCTCGACGCCGACATCATGGCCAATCTCGCCAAGGTCGATCCGGGTAATCAATATCTTGTCCCCTATATGTGGGGCACTACGGCGCTGGGGATCAATCCGGATAAGGTGCGCGCGGCCTTAGGCGAGGACACGCCACTAGATACCTGGGGCCTGATCTTCGACCCCGAAAAGGCCAAGAAGCTCGCCGGCTGCGGGATCAGCCTGCTCGATGATCCGACCGAGGTCTTTGCCGCGGCCCTGACCTATCTCGGGCGTGATCCCAACAGTCAGGCGCCAGAGGACCTCGAGGTCGCCGCCGAGCTGATCAAGAAGGTGCGCCCCTAT
It encodes the following:
- a CDS encoding polyamine ABC transporter substrate-binding protein, coding for MLVSGLLPARAEEQTVHVYNWNDYFAPDTLTGFEKETGIRAVLDLYDSNEVLEAKLLAGSSGYDLVFPTVHPFAVRHLKAGIYQPLDKSKLPGLERLDADIMANLAKVDPGNQYLVPYMWGTTALGINPDKVRAALGEDTPLDTWGLIFDPEKAKKLAGCGISLLDDPTEVFAAALTYLGRDPNSQAPEDLEVAAELIKKVRPYIRYFHSSQYISDLANGATCVAHGYSGDILQARERAAEANQGVRIVYRIPREGAVLWVDVMAIPKDAPNPAAAHALIAYLLKPEVIAAASNHIFYANPNSAATPLLSPELRDDPEIYPPPEVRARLFTPSERSEREIRNLNRLWTRLKSGR